In Candidatus Hydrogenedentota bacterium, a genomic segment contains:
- a CDS encoding glycosyltransferase family 39 protein: MARDAKSPFGTFRLLFTESVLVYGLFHVPMAVLLALGMWTSLSWMTICDGPIFMYSGFLMDRFGMVPVRDFFTYNLIGTHVMFRWLYHIFGGSVMGIRIADATVMLLTMILMVRMLAPFGRRAGLAAALMLGLLQYFYYEHASLEREYLAMVPIALAVLSTTIWFAGRPRLRMFMTGLFCGVLVTLKPHLAICGAALYGYLLFDRDASDEARSTKWFSRALHVALWCSLGGIIPILWMIAYCVYYGILGEYMRTMTVFFPLHADINLWNRVFEPGERWPYLIKMVLSWRPWGNFLLATGTIAGVSLLILSPTTTPKERRLGYLYLGLLGAYMLYPAFSLRFYDYHYYPFWLFSCVWMGLCLKKWPEATPLRYRVFSLVLAAYVVGGLFYTNVSEIKETPLELVNPAARTKRMTTWLAKRLKPGDTIQPIEWGFCGTIHAALETEAKVATRIVWGEGLFHHVSNPFVVDLRKGFVEELETAKPRFILRSEMDVEFIKGRDCSSNFPELDAFLRREYFLALESKDFSIWESNESPTAEEDRARRKVEIETQRSEGIGEENLPSIRIAR; the protein is encoded by the coding sequence ATGGCACGTGACGCGAAAAGTCCATTCGGGACGTTCCGTCTCCTGTTCACGGAAAGTGTGTTGGTATATGGTCTCTTCCATGTGCCGATGGCGGTACTTCTCGCCTTGGGAATGTGGACTTCGTTGTCGTGGATGACGATTTGCGACGGCCCTATCTTCATGTATTCGGGATTCCTTATGGATCGATTTGGCATGGTGCCCGTCCGCGACTTTTTCACGTACAACCTAATCGGCACCCATGTGATGTTTCGATGGTTGTATCACATCTTCGGCGGGTCGGTGATGGGTATTCGCATCGCGGATGCCACGGTCATGCTGCTTACGATGATCCTTATGGTCCGCATGCTTGCTCCATTTGGCAGACGGGCAGGACTTGCCGCCGCGCTGATGCTAGGTCTGCTTCAGTACTTTTACTACGAACACGCGAGTCTGGAACGAGAGTACTTGGCGATGGTGCCGATTGCCCTAGCCGTGCTGTCGACAACGATCTGGTTCGCTGGCCGGCCGCGACTGCGCATGTTCATGACGGGACTTTTCTGCGGGGTTCTCGTGACCCTAAAGCCGCACCTGGCAATATGCGGAGCAGCGCTGTACGGCTATCTGCTCTTTGACCGCGATGCGAGTGATGAGGCGCGGTCCACGAAGTGGTTTTCGAGAGCATTGCATGTCGCATTGTGGTGTTCGTTGGGTGGCATCATTCCCATTCTGTGGATGATTGCTTATTGCGTCTATTACGGCATTCTGGGCGAGTACATGCGGACCATGACGGTGTTCTTCCCGCTGCACGCAGACATCAATCTGTGGAACCGCGTGTTTGAACCGGGCGAACGCTGGCCCTATCTAATCAAGATGGTTTTGAGTTGGCGACCCTGGGGTAATTTCTTATTGGCCACGGGGACAATTGCCGGTGTATCGCTGTTGATTCTATCTCCCACGACTACACCGAAGGAACGCAGATTGGGCTATCTCTACCTGGGTCTTCTGGGCGCGTACATGCTGTACCCGGCGTTCAGTCTGCGATTCTACGACTACCACTACTATCCGTTTTGGCTCTTCAGCTGTGTGTGGATGGGACTTTGTCTGAAGAAGTGGCCGGAAGCGACTCCGCTGCGCTATCGGGTCTTTTCACTCGTCCTTGCCGCGTACGTTGTCGGAGGACTCTTCTACACCAACGTCAGCGAAATCAAGGAGACGCCGCTTGAGCTTGTGAACCCGGCGGCCCGCACAAAACGTATGACCACATGGCTTGCAAAGCGTCTCAAACCCGGCGACACGATTCAACCGATAGAATGGGGCTTTTGCGGGACAATTCACGCCGCATTGGAAACCGAAGCCAAAGTTGCCACCCGCATTGTATGGGGAGAAGGTTTGTTTCATCATGTATCGAATCCCTTTGTTGTAGATTTGCGCAAGGGATTCGTGGAAGAACTTGAGACGGCGAAGCCGCGGTTCATCCTCAGAAGCGAAATGGACGTGGAGTTCATCAAAGGTCGAGATTGTTCTTCGAATTTCCCGGAATTGGATGCGTTTCTCAGGCGGGAGTACTTCCTGGCGCTAGAATCGAAGGACTTCAGTATCTGGGAATCAAATGAGTCTCCGACAGCGGAGGAGGATAGAGCCAGGCGCAAAGTAGAAATTGAGACTCAAAGAAGCGAAGGTATAGGGGAAGAGAATCTCCCTTCTATCCGAATAGCGCGATGA
- a CDS encoding class I SAM-dependent methyltransferase produces MEQVKQREWHDQWTLFDDREEFLFLDWIHPATLEDFRGMDVLECGCGGGQHTRLVASQASSITAVDLNTIDIARERTRQFPNVTFVEADIATMELGRQFDIVFSIGVIHHTDDPDKTAANLTKHVKSGGRLIIWVYSKEGNALVRWGVEPIRRLLLRGASPKFLLWLSRFITAAMYLPIYTVYLLPLRFLPFYEYFRNFRMLDFNRNVLNVFDKLSAPQVEFIDEARIHRWFEQDNAFSAVHISRYCGVSWRGSGIKR; encoded by the coding sequence ATGGAGCAAGTCAAGCAAAGGGAATGGCACGACCAATGGACGTTGTTCGATGACCGCGAAGAGTTTCTCTTTCTAGACTGGATCCACCCCGCCACGCTTGAAGATTTTCGCGGCATGGACGTCCTTGAATGTGGGTGTGGCGGCGGACAGCATACTCGCTTGGTCGCTTCGCAGGCATCCAGTATCACGGCTGTCGACCTCAATACCATCGATATTGCCAGGGAGCGTACAAGGCAGTTCCCAAACGTCACGTTTGTCGAAGCCGATATCGCGACGATGGAACTGGGGCGGCAGTTCGACATAGTGTTTTCGATTGGCGTTATTCATCACACGGACGACCCCGACAAGACGGCAGCAAATCTCACGAAGCACGTTAAGTCTGGTGGCCGGCTCATCATTTGGGTGTACAGCAAGGAAGGCAATGCGCTTGTTCGCTGGGGTGTGGAACCAATCCGCCGGTTGTTGTTACGCGGGGCCTCTCCAAAGTTCTTGCTGTGGTTATCGAGGTTTATAACTGCGGCGATGTATTTGCCGATCTATACGGTGTATCTTTTGCCGTTACGCTTCTTGCCGTTTTATGAATACTTCCGGAATTTCAGAATGCTCGACTTCAATCGGAACGTTCTCAACGTATTCGACAAGTTGAGCGCGCCGCAAGTCGAATTCATCGATGAGGCCCGCATCCATCGCTGGTTCGAGCAGGACAACGCGTTTTCAGCCGTTCATATCAGCCGGTATTGCGGAGTGAGCTGGCGTGGATCGGGGATTAAGCGGTGA
- a CDS encoding glycosyltransferase family 2 protein, which translates to MASISVVIPAFNEENGVGDTVRAVRKAFETTSHDLEIIVVDDCSTDRTRQFAEEAGAYVITHPRNAGYGNSISTGVRNARHPWIGITDADGTYPVEELPGMLEETVSRDLDMLVGARQGKHYRGSAIKSWVRVAFKLLSEFTVGQKIPDINSGLRVMRRDMLLRFAPVMSGGFSYTTTITIIAFLTYHFVDYRPIAYHPRIDASHVRYVRDTLRAAQIIIMTILFFNPIKLFILECLFALLCGCVIAVLAFLIPQVAPALLILAVTIAAVNTLAGLGFLAEQRRIQYSGIAFPERGYVPLDRRGP; encoded by the coding sequence ATGGCGTCCATTTCCGTGGTTATACCCGCATTCAACGAAGAGAATGGCGTGGGGGACACTGTGCGCGCCGTACGCAAGGCCTTCGAGACTACGTCGCACGATTTGGAAATTATTGTAGTCGATGACTGCTCGACCGACCGCACGCGACAGTTCGCCGAAGAGGCTGGCGCCTATGTAATCACGCATCCTCGAAATGCCGGTTACGGCAACTCCATTTCGACTGGCGTCCGCAATGCGCGCCATCCCTGGATTGGCATTACCGATGCCGACGGCACCTATCCTGTCGAAGAACTCCCTGGAATGCTTGAAGAGACGGTATCTCGCGATCTCGATATGCTCGTGGGGGCGCGCCAGGGAAAGCACTATCGTGGCAGCGCGATAAAGTCCTGGGTGCGCGTGGCTTTTAAGTTGCTAAGTGAATTTACAGTCGGCCAGAAGATCCCGGACATCAACAGTGGCCTGCGCGTGATGCGCCGCGATATGCTGTTACGTTTTGCGCCGGTAATGTCAGGCGGGTTCTCCTACACAACGACCATCACGATAATCGCGTTTCTTACGTATCACTTCGTGGACTATCGGCCCATCGCTTATCATCCCCGAATCGATGCGAGTCATGTTCGCTATGTCCGCGACACGTTGCGGGCCGCACAAATCATCATCATGACGATACTCTTCTTCAATCCAATTAAACTCTTCATTCTCGAATGCTTGTTCGCGCTGCTCTGCGGCTGCGTAATCGCTGTTTTGGCTTTCCTTATTCCACAGGTAGCCCCCGCGCTTCTAATTCTTGCCGTGACTATCGCCGCCGTGAACACGCTGGCCGGACTGGGTTTCCTTGCCGAGCAACGGCGCATCCAGTATTCGGGGATAGCCTTCCCCGAGCGTGGCTATGTGCCTCTTGACCGGCGCGGCCCCTAG
- the asnB gene encoding asparagine synthase (glutamine-hydrolyzing), translated as MCGICGIVYTDRARTPDRDTLDSMIDALRRRGPDGERIQIERGFALGHTRLSIIDIEGGAQPMSDETGSVSLVFNGEIYNYRELRSQLEARGRAFRTQSDTESILHAYLEWGIDFLDRIVGMFAIAIWDDRSEELFLLRDRLGVKPLYWLELGGQQGIAFASEVSALLQSGLSSRRLNRTAVCNYVALSYIPGDDSIIEGLHRLPPATMLRWKRGEAHTLRRYWDLAAIWGNAHPAVQNESDVEAEFLARLEKATTRRLVSDVPLGALLSGGIDSSVVCALAAKSKERLITFSVGFSEATFDELPYARAMAKFLDAEHHDSVVSCDSPDLLLEVAGRLDEPFADTSILPTYVLCRTARSRLTVALSGDGGDELLAGYTTHTADALLRTIGWLPPSALRVAERLAALIPDTRSKVGAVFKLKQFLRGASLDSASAHASWRMLAVFDGLRELINPDFWSRDTDPFGPALAADREAQGLSPLDKALYVDYKTWLPDDILTKADRASMAHGLEVRSPFLDHELVEYCAGLPSRFKMRGLQRKYLLKRVASHLIPRDIVRRPKRGFNAPVSHWIPGPWRELSNDVLSKSALQAGSVFNADAVGRRLREHVTGQHDHGFLLFCILMLCLWQQQHKL; from the coding sequence GTGTGCGGAATCTGCGGTATCGTCTACACTGACCGAGCGCGAACTCCGGATCGCGATACGCTCGATTCGATGATCGATGCATTGCGGCGCCGAGGACCCGACGGCGAACGCATACAAATTGAGCGAGGCTTTGCCTTAGGGCACACGCGTCTGTCGATAATCGATATCGAAGGCGGTGCGCAGCCCATGTCGGATGAAACCGGTTCGGTGTCCCTGGTATTCAATGGCGAAATCTACAACTACCGGGAATTGCGTTCTCAACTCGAAGCGCGAGGTCGCGCATTTCGAACACAGAGCGATACCGAATCGATTCTCCACGCGTATCTGGAATGGGGAATAGACTTTCTCGACCGAATCGTCGGGATGTTCGCTATCGCAATTTGGGATGACCGAAGCGAAGAGTTGTTCTTGTTGCGCGACAGACTTGGCGTTAAACCGTTGTACTGGCTTGAACTTGGAGGCCAGCAAGGAATCGCTTTTGCGTCTGAGGTGTCGGCACTTCTCCAATCCGGCCTCAGTTCACGAAGGCTTAACCGCACCGCTGTCTGCAATTACGTCGCGCTGAGCTATATTCCTGGCGATGACTCGATCATAGAGGGATTGCACCGGCTTCCGCCGGCAACGATGCTCCGATGGAAACGGGGCGAAGCGCATACCTTGCGCCGGTACTGGGACTTGGCGGCGATATGGGGTAATGCGCATCCTGCCGTGCAAAATGAGTCGGATGTTGAAGCTGAGTTCCTTGCACGCCTCGAGAAGGCTACGACGCGTCGGCTCGTTTCGGACGTCCCTCTCGGCGCGCTGCTTAGCGGGGGAATCGATTCAAGCGTCGTATGCGCACTCGCTGCCAAGTCCAAGGAACGTCTCATCACGTTTAGTGTCGGATTTAGCGAAGCGACATTTGACGAGCTTCCATATGCGCGAGCGATGGCAAAGTTCCTCGATGCGGAACACCACGATTCTGTCGTGTCGTGCGACAGTCCTGATCTTTTACTTGAAGTTGCCGGGCGGCTCGATGAACCGTTTGCCGACACCTCAATTCTGCCCACATACGTTCTTTGCCGGACTGCGCGCAGTCGTCTAACAGTTGCACTATCGGGCGACGGAGGAGATGAACTTCTCGCTGGGTACACGACTCACACCGCCGACGCGTTGCTACGAACGATCGGTTGGCTTCCTCCATCGGCATTACGTGTCGCTGAGCGTCTTGCAGCCTTGATTCCCGATACACGGAGCAAAGTTGGGGCAGTCTTCAAGTTGAAACAGTTCTTGCGCGGCGCTTCACTCGACTCTGCTTCCGCGCATGCATCGTGGCGCATGTTGGCTGTTTTTGACGGCTTGCGTGAACTCATCAATCCGGACTTCTGGTCGCGGGATACCGACCCCTTCGGTCCCGCGCTTGCCGCGGATAGGGAAGCCCAAGGTCTCTCTCCGCTGGATAAGGCACTCTATGTCGATTACAAAACCTGGCTGCCCGACGATATTCTGACGAAGGCCGACCGTGCGAGTATGGCTCACGGGCTCGAGGTGCGCAGTCCGTTTCTGGATCATGAACTCGTCGAGTACTGCGCGGGGCTGCCGAGCCGATTCAAGATGCGCGGTCTTCAGCGCAAGTATCTACTTAAGCGCGTTGCCAGCCACTTGATTCCACGCGACATCGTGCGACGGCCAAAGCGCGGGTTCAATGCGCCTGTCAGCCATTGGATTCCAGGGCCATGGAGGGAGCTGAGCAATGATGTGCTGAGCAAATCGGCGTTACAGGCTGGGAGCGTATTCAATGCCGATGCTGTAGGTCGGCGCCTTCGGGAGCATGTCACCGGACAGCATGATCACGGGTTTCTGCTCTTTTGCATCTTGATGTTGTGTTTGTGGCAACAGCAACACAAGCTTTGA
- a CDS encoding class I SAM-dependent methyltransferase, protein MLAGVTLLLDLITMRKKVTRKGSDSLEQSALSAMARLHSGLVMKRRARALSSHIASMLPKSSRVLDIGAGNGKLARAIMGLRPDVRIDGVDTMLWPERLIDVREFDGTKIPHGDGAYDACLLSDVLHHAKAPITLLCEAVRVARMGIVIKDHVAESRWDIAALRFMDWFGNRGHGVTLVYDYWDWQTWNNAFNQTGLKIDRMERKLGLYPFPVSLLFDRKLHFVAYLEIRGSRA, encoded by the coding sequence ATGCTGGCAGGCGTGACGCTGCTCCTGGACCTAATCACGATGCGTAAGAAAGTCACTCGCAAGGGCAGCGATTCACTCGAACAGTCGGCTTTGAGCGCAATGGCGCGCCTCCATTCGGGGCTGGTCATGAAGCGCCGCGCGCGTGCTTTGTCAAGCCATATTGCGTCGATGCTGCCGAAATCCTCTCGCGTGCTGGATATCGGCGCAGGAAACGGCAAGTTGGCGAGGGCAATCATGGGTCTCCGGCCTGACGTAAGGATCGACGGCGTTGATACGATGTTATGGCCAGAGCGCCTCATCGATGTACGTGAATTTGACGGGACGAAGATTCCCCATGGCGATGGCGCGTACGACGCATGCTTGCTAAGTGACGTGCTTCATCATGCAAAAGCTCCGATAACTTTACTGTGCGAGGCGGTTCGCGTGGCAAGGATGGGCATCGTCATCAAGGATCATGTCGCCGAATCCCGCTGGGACATCGCAGCGTTGAGATTCATGGATTGGTTTGGCAATCGCGGTCACGGAGTGACACTTGTGTACGACTACTGGGATTGGCAAACGTGGAATAATGCCTTCAATCAGACAGGACTCAAAATAGATCGGATGGAGCGCAAATTGGGCTTGTATCCATTTCCTGTATCGCTTCTATTCGATCGCAAGCTGCATTTTGTCGCCTACTTGGAAATCCGGGGTAGTCGCGCTTGA
- a CDS encoding Xaa-Pro peptidase family protein yields MLAIPKKEYLQRIEKFQANIRAAKLDAALVHANEADFANVRYLTEYWPTFEAAGVFVPATGTPVLIIGPESEAYAQGRSVIPTIALMVEYRESAEPEYPGIPVAHFPDVVKMAMGKRALKKLGLVGFSVMPLPVYFSLQRELPNVKLIKADETLSSLRIAKSANEIKLMKRAFQISEIAIDAILGEMKPGMTELQVIGIAQREIYKHGGEYEGHALYCFSGHGTKHAISRPTHNKLKRGEIIQLNIGARVGGYSSSVGIPCSIGKLPPRKKRLVEFGLEAHLKTIELMKGGKPAAQVVKEYEAFVEKRGFKENMLYGPCHGIGMMEVERPWMESTSTYDLQENMTFQVDTFFQGSDFGLRWENGVRVTKTGVEKLSSKYMRIVEL; encoded by the coding sequence ATGCTGGCTATTCCAAAGAAAGAGTACCTGCAACGAATCGAGAAGTTTCAGGCGAACATTCGAGCGGCAAAGCTCGACGCCGCGTTGGTGCACGCCAACGAAGCCGATTTCGCCAACGTTCGCTACCTGACCGAATACTGGCCCACGTTCGAGGCGGCTGGGGTGTTCGTTCCCGCGACCGGAACCCCGGTCCTCATCATCGGCCCGGAAAGCGAAGCGTATGCGCAAGGCCGCAGCGTCATCCCGACTATTGCATTGATGGTCGAGTACCGCGAATCCGCCGAGCCTGAATATCCGGGCATCCCCGTCGCGCACTTTCCTGACGTGGTGAAAATGGCGATGGGCAAACGCGCACTGAAGAAATTGGGCCTTGTGGGCTTCTCCGTAATGCCCCTTCCGGTCTACTTCAGCTTGCAGCGGGAACTGCCCAACGTGAAGTTAATCAAGGCCGATGAAACATTGTCGAGTCTGCGCATTGCCAAGAGCGCGAATGAAATCAAACTCATGAAGCGCGCATTCCAGATCAGTGAAATCGCCATCGACGCCATCCTCGGTGAAATGAAGCCGGGCATGACCGAACTTCAGGTCATAGGCATTGCTCAGCGCGAAATCTACAAGCATGGCGGCGAATATGAAGGACACGCCCTGTACTGCTTCTCGGGTCACGGCACCAAGCACGCCATCTCACGCCCGACACACAACAAACTTAAACGCGGTGAGATCATTCAACTCAACATAGGCGCGCGCGTGGGAGGCTATTCGTCCAGCGTTGGCATTCCGTGCAGCATTGGCAAACTGCCCCCGCGAAAGAAGCGCCTGGTCGAATTCGGCCTTGAGGCGCACTTGAAAACCATCGAACTCATGAAGGGCGGCAAACCGGCCGCGCAAGTCGTAAAAGAGTACGAAGCTTTCGTCGAGAAACGCGGTTTCAAAGAGAACATGCTCTATGGTCCGTGCCACGGCATCGGGATGATGGAAGTCGAGCGCCCATGGATGGAATCGACGTCCACCTACGATCTCCAGGAGAACATGACATTTCAGGTCGATACATTCTTCCAAGGCTCGGACTTTGGCTTGCGCTGGGAGAATGGCGTCCGCGTCACGAAGACAGGTGTGGAAAAACTCTCATCGAAGTACATGCGTATAGTTGAGTTGTAG
- a CDS encoding polysaccharide deacetylase family protein: protein MSRMQVVLGFDMETDVGSWTPFYEGLVNGTPAILDVLERNGVTATFFFTGDAARKHPEVVQSVQACGHEIGAHTLFHETIGESLFEIPGMMPILPEEVPNRLRLCTEWIEEIAGTRPVSFRCPRLFGSTAVVNALEDLGYVADATYPMYYFRERLRPYHPSREDWTKEGDLRIVELPNFADLSMDSKDPYGRDMDQWPLFRTEGAHAVMRHIDGYARYCEEKATAPFLCFYFHPWEFHPMPEGEIWYGEGAVRPDPFIVRNCGPYAAEQLDGLINALLEREAEFIQARQAVKEI from the coding sequence ATGAGTCGAATGCAGGTGGTTCTGGGTTTCGACATGGAAACCGATGTCGGCAGTTGGACCCCATTCTACGAAGGCCTCGTGAACGGGACGCCGGCCATTCTCGATGTCCTTGAGCGCAACGGCGTCACCGCCACGTTCTTCTTCACCGGTGATGCCGCGCGCAAGCACCCGGAAGTCGTGCAGTCGGTTCAAGCGTGTGGCCATGAGATCGGGGCGCACACCCTCTTCCACGAAACAATCGGCGAATCGCTGTTCGAAATACCGGGCATGATGCCCATCCTCCCGGAAGAAGTACCCAACCGTCTACGGCTGTGTACAGAATGGATTGAGGAGATTGCAGGCACGCGGCCCGTCTCGTTCCGTTGTCCGCGTCTTTTCGGTTCAACGGCGGTCGTAAATGCTTTAGAAGACCTCGGCTACGTGGCCGATGCGACCTATCCCATGTATTACTTTCGCGAACGCCTGCGTCCCTATCACCCCAGTCGAGAGGATTGGACGAAGGAAGGAGACCTTCGTATCGTCGAACTACCTAACTTCGCAGACCTATCGATGGATTCGAAGGACCCCTATGGTCGCGATATGGACCAGTGGCCGCTTTTTCGCACCGAAGGTGCGCACGCGGTGATGCGTCATATTGACGGTTATGCGCGCTACTGCGAAGAGAAGGCCACGGCGCCGTTTCTGTGTTTCTATTTCCATCCTTGGGAATTTCACCCGATGCCCGAAGGAGAGATTTGGTACGGAGAGGGAGCCGTGCGTCCGGACCCCTTCATTGTGAGGAATTGTGGGCCGTACGCAGCAGAACAATTGGATGGTTTGATCAATGCGCTGCTGGAACGCGAAGCGGAATTCATCCAGGCGCGGCAAGCGGTAAAGGAGATCTGA
- a CDS encoding Xaa-Pro peptidase family protein, which translates to MGYLTTDEMNARLTKVREILGKRKLDAALVYYDEFNIGNGWYLTGWCPQFESGAVLIPKNGKPMLLGGPESEPFAKLDSAITETRNFPVFMVPDEEYPNATIIDFPALFRELTAGGKRGIKRIGLVGGDRMPAACYRQIAEGFKGVELVDITLDFVSLRYMKSRWELQQIRAAFALADECYDAMKGAIKPGVTEIQVAAAGEYAARSRGATGFGFSAIVGSGARSNAVVPTATSKKLKKGEMVMIGIAPKVRGYAGVVGDSIPVSGTCSRSQSEALKHLKEVFHLTKQMLVPGNSGREIDKPGRAYFEKHGLLKYLVCPFAHTIGLHEAEAPFFGPNGDDALRPGMAVCVDVSFFGHPEWHGARIETGYEITQKGPVPFSKRMDRLFA; encoded by the coding sequence ATGGGCTATCTGACAACAGACGAAATGAATGCGCGGTTGACGAAGGTTCGGGAAATTCTAGGCAAGCGAAAGCTCGATGCGGCTCTCGTCTATTACGACGAGTTCAACATCGGAAACGGCTGGTACTTGACAGGATGGTGTCCCCAGTTCGAAAGCGGGGCAGTGCTAATTCCCAAGAACGGCAAGCCGATGTTGTTGGGAGGACCCGAAAGCGAGCCCTTTGCGAAGCTGGACAGCGCCATCACGGAAACGCGCAACTTCCCCGTATTCATGGTCCCCGACGAAGAATACCCAAACGCAACCATCATCGATTTCCCGGCTTTATTCCGTGAACTGACGGCGGGGGGCAAACGGGGCATCAAGCGAATCGGCCTTGTGGGCGGCGACCGGATGCCTGCCGCGTGTTATCGGCAGATTGCGGAGGGGTTCAAAGGTGTCGAATTGGTTGACATAACGTTGGACTTCGTCAGCCTTCGGTATATGAAGTCGCGGTGGGAGTTGCAGCAGATACGCGCCGCATTTGCGCTGGCGGACGAGTGTTACGATGCGATGAAAGGCGCCATCAAGCCTGGCGTCACGGAAATTCAGGTTGCCGCAGCCGGCGAGTATGCCGCCCGCAGCCGCGGGGCGACTGGTTTTGGCTTCAGCGCAATCGTTGGCTCAGGCGCGCGCTCAAACGCGGTGGTACCCACCGCAACCTCCAAGAAGCTCAAGAAGGGCGAGATGGTGATGATTGGTATCGCGCCCAAAGTTCGCGGATATGCGGGTGTCGTGGGTGACAGCATTCCCGTCTCCGGCACGTGCTCTCGCAGCCAATCAGAGGCCCTTAAACACCTGAAAGAGGTGTTTCATCTGACCAAGCAAATGCTGGTACCTGGCAATTCGGGACGCGAGATCGACAAGCCGGGAAGAGCCTACTTCGAGAAACACGGCCTGCTGAAATATCTTGTATGCCCGTTCGCGCATACCATCGGTTTGCATGAGGCGGAGGCCCCCTTCTTTGGTCCCAACGGCGATGACGCCCTGAGGCCGGGCATGGCGGTCTGCGTCGACGTGAGCTTCTTTGGTCACCCCGAATGGCACGGCGCGCGCATCGAGACGGGATACGAAATCACGCAGAAAGGTCCGGTTCCGTTCAGCAAACGAATGGACCGGCTCTTTGCATAA
- a CDS encoding sodium:solute symporter family protein, which yields MVAGIAVRKYVGKVEHFLIAGREMNLYLGIASLAATEFGVVTCMYTAQNGYKFGFAGATPGILAALAMFFVGYTGFCVKPLRDSGVMTIPELFEKRFGSRIRWLSGVVIVLGGLLNMGVFLRTGGDFLVAVCGFDAKYLEITMTALLLCVAVYTILGGMLSVLITDFLQFVVMSVGLIAVTLLVLVNVGWERLTSVVAEYHGAGGFNPFVNSEMGWEFVAANSLLSLAMVMTWQTTIQRLLAAKDTQTGLKVYTRTSFFFLCRWLIPVIWGIAALSMFSPEEVGKDTLLAMPRMLSQLVPMGLMGVLIAAMLAADMSTDSSYMLTWSSVIYNDILAPFHKKQWTEKRGLIVSRSIVAIIGVFLLVYGLWYPLQGNLWDYLTVTANIYMTSMSVLLVACCYWKGANSWGAAGAIIFGAIIPIAFLVMEQLPSTQHFAKEVVGPHFANIGAYVIAGMAMVVGSYLKPRTGGQHA from the coding sequence ATGGTGGCAGGAATCGCTGTTCGCAAGTATGTGGGGAAAGTGGAGCATTTCCTCATTGCAGGCCGCGAAATGAACCTGTACCTCGGCATCGCGTCGCTCGCGGCTACCGAGTTCGGCGTCGTCACGTGCATGTACACCGCGCAGAACGGGTACAAATTCGGTTTTGCGGGCGCCACTCCCGGTATTCTGGCCGCCTTGGCGATGTTCTTTGTCGGCTACACCGGGTTCTGCGTCAAGCCGCTCCGCGACTCGGGTGTGATGACGATTCCCGAACTCTTCGAAAAACGATTTGGCTCGCGCATACGTTGGCTCAGCGGCGTCGTGATAGTTCTGGGCGGCCTGCTTAACATGGGCGTGTTTCTTCGAACCGGGGGAGATTTCCTGGTTGCCGTGTGCGGGTTCGATGCCAAGTATCTCGAAATCACCATGACCGCCCTTCTCTTGTGTGTGGCGGTTTATACGATCCTTGGCGGCATGCTGTCTGTGCTTATCACAGACTTCCTTCAGTTTGTTGTGATGAGTGTTGGTCTTATAGCTGTGACCCTTCTTGTCCTTGTAAATGTGGGGTGGGAACGTCTCACGTCAGTCGTCGCCGAATATCACGGGGCCGGTGGATTCAATCCATTCGTGAACTCGGAGATGGGCTGGGAATTCGTTGCCGCCAACAGCTTGCTGAGTCTTGCCATGGTGATGACATGGCAGACGACCATACAACGTCTGCTGGCAGCGAAGGACACACAAACCGGACTGAAGGTGTATACGCGAACCAGCTTCTTCTTCCTGTGCCGTTGGCTCATTCCCGTTATTTGGGGTATTGCCGCGCTGTCCATGTTCAGCCCCGAGGAAGTGGGCAAGGATACCCTGCTCGCGATGCCGCGCATGCTGAGTCAATTGGTGCCCATGGGGTTGATGGGAGTACTGATCGCGGCAATGCTGGCTGCAGATATGTCGACCGATTCGTCCTACATGCTCACGTGGTCCAGCGTCATCTACAACGATATTCTGGCGCCGTTTCACAAGAAGCAATGGACGGAAAAGCGTGGGTTGATTGTCAGCCGAAGCATCGTCGCCATCATAGGCGTGTTCTTGCTTGTGTACGGACTCTGGTATCCACTGCAAGGCAACCTTTGGGATTACCTCACCGTGACGGCCAACATCTACATGACGAGCATGTCTGTTCTGCTTGTTGCGTGCTGCTATTGGAAAGGCGCGAACAGTTGGGGAGCCGCGGGGGCGATCATCTTTGGCGCCATTATCCCCATTGCGTTTCTGGTCATGGAACAGTTGCCCAGCACGCAGCATTTCGCAAAGGAAGTGGTCGGCCCACACTTCGCGAATATCGGGGCATACGTCATCGCAGGAATGGCGATGGTCGTAGGTTCTTACTTGAAGCCGCGCACGGGAGGTCAACATGCCTGA